Genomic DNA from Suncus etruscus isolate mSunEtr1 chromosome 13, mSunEtr1.pri.cur, whole genome shotgun sequence:
tcagcACAAAATATGGCCTTCGCCACCGTTTTTAATTTTTACacgaatattttttttcttctttttaattataaaatataagctGTTGTGACCAGCAACAGATAGTGCAATAGgaaaggcactagccttgcatacagctgatccaaattcaatccctggcattccaaataaTCTGTcaggcaccatcaggtgtgatctcTAACCATGGAGTCAGAAGGAAGTTCTGGCCACTACCAGattgccccccaaaaatattacatatatttttttactctaaaaAGTCAAAGAAACACGTAGTATTGGTCtctctagagcagtggtcctcaaactatggcccgcgggccacatattgtatttgtatctgttttgtttcttcattgcaaaataagagatatgcagtgtgcataagaattcgttcataagttttgtttttactatagtcagaccctccaatggtctgagggacagtgaactggccccctgtttaaaaagtttgaggacccctgcagagGTTTTCAAAGTGCTGTGATGTAATTCTTCttattccctttctattttcatGAACAGTTAGATCTGATCATTATACATCAGCAGGTGGAACTCCTTGGAAGTAAGTATATCCAATTCAATTTCAGTTAAAACTGttgaaaatgctttaaaatggtttagttttcctttttttatatctagatgctattataaagaaaaaattaaatgtctaTTATCTATAATGGATTTGGAAAGGAGTActgatctatttttaaaataaaaatggaaaataaagttaGTGTGATTTAGACAAAACTAAGAATCTTAAACTTTAAGTCTCTGGAGATGTCATTAGGAAtttagcattaaaatattttttgaaattctgTGTTTGCTTATGATGGTTTCattcataaataatttcaaaactaCTACCTCCACCAGGTGTCTACTTCCCTCTACAAAATTCCTAAAGGTCTCTCCGGGTCAATTTCTCCTCATCACAAGTTCAGTTATGTGAACCATTCTCCATTTCTGTTGCTTTGGGCCATTTCTCCTCCTTTAACGTCTATCTTTAACTCCCACATTGAAGGAGCTCCTTCTGTATCTATGTCTTTCCTACTGACTTCATTCAGTATCCTGTCATTCCATGCATGTAGCagaaaaattgcatgatttttccCATTCTTACAGCTGCATGATGTCCCACTGTGTATATAgactacacttctttttttttttttttttggtttttgggccacacccggcactgctcaggggttcctcctggctgtctgctcagaaatagctcctggcaggcacgggggaccatatgggacacctggattcgaaccaaccacctttggtcctggatcggctgcttgcaaggcaaacgccgctgtgctgtctctccgggccctagactaCACTTCTTGATCCACTCAGTTGTACTTGTATAtatgagttgtttccatatcttgttTGTAGTTTCAATATATAATGTTGTTTGTTGCTTTGATGTTTAGTATTCCATATATATTGTACTAAGTGTACGTATATTGTACTAAGAACATGGATATACATATatccttttaaattaatatttttgttcagaATCTACCATTATAATCTTAAAACCCTAAAACGTTTTtcatatctattgtttctaatttagtttttcttaatttcatgAACAGAGATAAAGACTAAGACTACCAGAATTTTGCTGTTATATCATTTTATTGGTGATccatcaaagagaaaaataatttaacaataagTGATTATAATTATGTCtaactaaatttaaattaattgcataaattttattttatttttagaccacacccagcagtgctcaggggttactcctggctctgtgcttagaaatcactcctgaggggctggagagatagcacattggtagagcgtttgccttgcatgtggccaactcgggaAGAACacatttcaattcctggcatcccaggtggtccccagcctgccatgggtgattcctgagtgcagagccaggagtgacctctaagcactgcagggtatggcccccaaatcaattgatcaatcaataaataaagtttaaaaaataaagaaatcactcttggcaggctcaggggaccatatgggatgatggggctctaatctgggttggctgcattcaaggcaaatactctaaccactgtgctattactccagccctcaattgtacaattttttgtttaacataatattctaTTCCTAAGCTATGTCAAAATGAAAATAGCCATATAGAATAAAGTTGTAGATATATATTACCAGATGGAGATTTTAGACAAAAATTATTAGTAGTACCACTGATTTGTTCCAGTAAATTCCATAATATGATAgaattatgataaaataatatcatGAATTATAGGTGATAGAATTATTTGAGCATTGGATTTTTCTTTACTACtttggttctttattttttttattggtcacacctGGAAACATTCcaaaatctctcctagcaggcttaggggaccatatggaatgccaggaatggaaccgggTCCCAccaggattggctgcgtgcaaggcaaactccctactgctgtgctttagCTCTGACCCTATCATATTGGTTCAATAGTTGAATTGCATATTGAATGTTAACAAGGCAAATAGAGTTGGaaacaatatttattaattaagcAACTCTTGATTTGTATAATGAAGACTTCAAATTCTATAGTACAAGGATATCAATTtgtgtaaagaaaatataaaatatttaataaccaGTTACTTTATTCTCTTTATCACCACTACCTCTTCTCTATTTAAAGGGCTTGTTGCTAAGCAATAGgcttattttgaataaatttgtTTGCTCCATTAGTGATACTTGGTACAGAGACCACCAACAAGTATGAGATTAAAAACAGCCTGGGTCAAAGGATATACTTTGCGGTGGAAGAAAGCATCTGTTTCAATCGCACCTTCTGTTCCACCCTTCGCTCCTGCACTCTTCGGGTCACAGACAACTCAGGTCAAGAGGTAATCATTGTCCACAGGCCCTTGAGATGTAACAGCTGCTGGTGTCCTTGCTATTTACAAGAGGTTAGTCATGGCATAGGGCATGCGGGGAATTTTCTTGCCACATTCGAAATGATAAaccattatttctttataaatacttCTGGTGCTCTGGGgcaattatattttcatttctatgaaTCTGTATGCCTTTTTTTAGGATAGGAACACTGGTGAATTGGTGGTTCATTAAAGTTTGTTCCTTGCCAACTAAAAATCAAAAGCACCCCTGAGATCCTTGAGTTTCAGACAATAATAGAATGTTTATTGCAATAAAGCAAGTGTTGTGCATTTTGGGGTCTCTGGAAacctacaatataaaaatattatgctttATTTTGTAGTCTATTAAAATTTGCAATTAAATTATGTCCTGAACATTTTACATActctaaaaataatatcaatctaAGGGTAAAATATATGCTAATTGTCATCTGAGCCCTTTGTGAGTTGTAGCATTTTACTGGCAGAAGAGTCTTTCTTGCCTTGATATTGATGGGTACTGACTGGTTAAGGAGACAATTTCTGAAAGATAAAAGGTACGAGACAGTATTTTGAAAAGAAGTAATAATGATGTTTACCACTCTTGACACTTCCTTTTCTGGAAAAGTTCTTGAAagcatgtttttatgtttgaAAACATTTTACACACAGTAGACTTAACTCAAAATTCAAGTCAATTCTCTTAAATCTGTCACTTTCTTGTCCAGTAAGTTATTGTTCTACTGCATAAAATTCTTTGCTGTCATTTCAATAATGTTCATGATGAAACTAGCCCAGTCCAATAGTGGGACCACCATGACTTATTTATGTAAAGTTAGGAAACAGGGTCCTGAAGACAATATAGCTGTTAGAGCTCATACCTTTTATGTacccaaactgggtttgattttcagcatcacATGAGGCCCCTGCACAGGTAGATGTAGCCCTGGaggcctccaagcaccaccaagtgtggtcttCCAACCTTCCAACACAGTAGGGGTGACCATGGTATTGTCAATACTTAAAGATATGACCAGCAAATTATGTCTGTACCCTTTTATTAAACCAATGGTCCTTGATTGGCTAAGACTCACTGGTGGTGCCCAGATCTCCAGAGAACTAAATGAAAAGCCCAtcaaaagaaaatcaacaaaattgattgtcccataaggtctccctaagccaggagcaatttctgagcacatatccaggagtaacccctgagcatcaacgggtgttccccccaaaacaaaacaaaacaaaacaaaacaaaacaaaacagaacctatctatgggctggagcaatagcacagtggtagggcatttgccttgcaagagaagtcctgggacaaacctgggttttatttccagcatctgatatggtcccctgagcctgccaggagcaatttctgagctcagagccaggagtaacctctgagtgccaccatatgtggctcaaaaacaaacaaaaacaaacaaaaagaacctatGTTATGAATAAATATTCTACTAAACAAAATGGGGGATAAATAGTAATATTGAAGGAAAAAGGTTAATTATGTAGGattttactatatattaaaaCTAACTTTCCAAAGATTCACATAACtaagtaatgagtttagttatatTAATTAGTTTAGTTAATTAAGGTGCTCATAAATCTACAGTCCAAGAATTTCTATTCTACTACTGAGGAATTTAAAGTTCTAATATGCCCCAAGATAGTAGTATCATATACCTATGGAATATATGGCCTGttgaaattttctgaaaaataaatgtttctattcATAGTAACTCATGTTCACATAAATCACAACTGAGTTTCACACAAATTAGACATAGGACACATCTTTTATTAGTACCCATTAGTATAGTGTTAATTTGTTCAAAATATAGTCAAAGAGTTTAAGAGTGATCCGAGAACAAATCTATGGCATTCTAAGCATttcaagaaaactacaaacatgaATTTAAGCTTTTCAAGAGGCAAAATTATAGTATATTGTGgaaatttgatattattttaaataaaataatttttattggggaTAGAACAGAACTATAGCCTGTAGGgcagttgcttgccttgcatgcagccaacctcgtTTAGATTCCTGACATCCATATagacttctgagcaccatcaagagtgattcctgagtgtagggctaggagtaagtcctgagcactgctgggtttggcccccaaaccaaaacatttacacacacacacacacacacacacacacacacacacacacacacacaccccacacacacctctagattattttattttattttatcatatttttgtttttcttctataggACATTTGAGATGGATGTACAAATAtgcccaaaaaatttaaaaataaaaaaattgggagaataggagggaatggaataaaaaaactaattaaagCAAAGCCTCTCGGGCTGGTGAAGTGGCGCtaaatgtaaggtgtctgccttgcaagctctagcaaggaaggaccacagttccatctcccggcatccaatatggtcctccccaagccagggacaatttctgagcatttagccaggagtaagccctaagcatcaaacaggtgtggcccaaaaaacaaaaaaataaataaataaaagcaaagcctAAAAATGTAATTTCTAGTCTTTGACACTTTGGAAGATGTGAATAAAGAATCTAGTTGGtggagtttagttagggaaataactacattttgaactgtcctaataacgagaatgtatgaggaaaatggagagcctgtctagagtacaggcgggggtcgggtggggcgaagggagacttgggacattggtgatgggaatgttgcactggtgatgggtggtgttctttacatgactgaaacccaaacacaatcatgtatgtaattaaggtgtttaaataaatttaaaaaaaaagaatctagttgGTGTATATAAATGaaactaaaatatgtattttgtgaCTTGTGCATAGAATGGCTAAAAGTCAATAATCTTAAAAGAGTAgcgggaccagaaagatagcatggaggtagggcatttgccttgcatgcagaaggatggtggttcgaatccccacatcccatatggcaccccgagtctgccaggagagatttctgagcatagagccaggagcaacccctgagcgctgtcgggtatgacccccccaaaaaaaagagtagagttCATGTATATTTAATAATTGGTAAATGCTTCAAAATAGATCTTGATGCTATAATCACACCAGAGAAAGAGTAGATTTGAGGTACCATGTAGGATTGGACAACAGGACAATAATTTTACCTAGCACACAAATAGCCAAGTAGCAGTGACTGGAAATTGGttctctttaagaaaaaaatggaagataatAACTTTCTATGCTCAGTGTCAAGCATATAACTTCATGTTGAATTCTTGTTAATGTATTTTAAACCTATTGTTTTGCTTCCTTAGGTGCATACATTTAGAATTatgtataaaatttgaaaataattttataacagtATACTCTTTAGAAGTAGAATCTCATTATAGTAAAAGTAAAATACAGTGACCTTACAAACTCTTATGTTGTCATTATCTCTTCTTACAGTTAGAAATAGAAGCCCCTCCTGGTACAACAGTTGGCTATGTTGCACAGAAGTGGGACCCCTTCCGGCCTAAATTCACAATCCAAAATGCTAACAAAGAAGATATTTTGAAAATTGTTGGTCCTTGCACAACATGTAGCTGTTTTGGAGATGTGGATTTTGAGGTAATTTGACAAAACAAAGGAAATTTTTGTGAAGGTCCTAGTTTTTGTAACACATAACAATTTTTTATGTtcacataattatatatttgaataaacatacaatataacaattttatatgttcacataattatatatttgaataaacaTACAATAtgatatatttgtataatataagAAGCCTATATTGTGCAGGTCAGCATTAACTAATAATTCCAGAGGCACTAAGTCCAAGAAGTGTTTTAAATCATTTTGTACAATTTTAAATTGTTCAATATTAGCActcattctataaaataaatatattttatttacataaacaaaatgtattatagttatatacaaacatatgttatataatgtatatgctACTTAAAATTGTCTAAATCATATTTCTCCTGAAATTCTGGTTGGCAACACATTCCAACTTGGGTCTCACTCTATATCCCAGATGCACATTTCATTAAAATACCAGTAATATAAGCATCTACATTCACCAGACTAGtcaattttgttttctgatctcaTATACACATTAGTGTAAAATCAAAACTCAAAGCCAATTCAATCAGGAATAATGTGAACTGTCCAAATAGTTTCTCTTGAAAATACATATCAGgcataaaaagagagagagaggagagagagagagggaagagtgagagaggagaatgagagagagaggaaagagagtaatagagaggaaggagaaagagagagggggagagagagagaggagagagagagagagagagagagagagagagagagagagagagagagagagagagagagagagaaagccccATAGGCTGGAGTGTACATTCTCATGCAGGAGTTCTAGTTCAATCCCAAGTACTTCACGGTCACCAAACACTGACGGAAATAACTCCTCAGAACCAAGcctggaatagcccctgagcactgctgactgggTGTGGTTGAAAACCCACATAAAAAGTAGTTTGcgtttatttttaattcagcCTGTCATTCATATACATTCCTCCTAGGACTTTCAGTTTGCACACTAACACTAACTTCACTTAGAATGataccctctagttccatccatgttgctacaaatatgtttgtaagcTCCGAATTTGAGATCTGTCCCACAGAGACCACAGGAGACGAACAGCAATGCTAAAAGGCATGAGAGGTTATTATTACCAGCATACTGTGGTCGACCCTCGTTAGGCAATGACCTCTTAGGCAAATTTTCAAATAGGGTCACAGAAGTTTCAAACCATCATAGTTAACCTTTAAtgtgattggctgttgtctagtgTTTCCATTCgctgaagtagtagaggaggggcCTGTCCGCCAGCAGTTCCCTatgtgttgctagtttatctaactgttttGGTACAGTGCCCTCGAAGTTCCTGTAACTAGCTGTTCTGGCCTAGCCCATTCTGCCAGGTATCTGAGGCCTCTCATGGCAGTCTTAATGTCTAAAGTAAAGCCAGGGTTTACAAAAGCAAAACAGCAGTTAGTTTCAAACTTACATTTCCTTCTAGGTTTTAACATGTTCTTTCTTAGAACTTCACAATAAAGATTTTAGAGAATATGAATCTAAATTGTAATTTCAgaatcaaaaatagaaaatgaaccagagaaaGAGTCTAAAGTATCTGACCGACTTGGTCCATttgtgcattttaaaataaaggtatGATCTAGTATAGCAAATAATTGCATAATAGTTATAAAAGTTGTACATAATTATAAGAtcatttcaataagtttttaagATTGCAAATTATATCAGTTGTTACTGATATTTTTCTCAAGacttcttaaaaattatatttttctttattaaattatttgtctattttatttacttgtttcctTATATACTATGCATGGATTCAGACTTAAAATCTGAATCTGATCTATTGCCTTTCTTGGTTTCAAGGCATAATCATGACTATATGTCTGTGCCCATTGTGATGTTCTGGGcctaattgttttttgttttttttgggttttttgagggttttttttgctATTATATGCTCTGATAAATCAACAgcaataaaaagaagtaaaaggttTTGTTTGGGGTAGAGCTAAGACGGATTAAGTAACTGTCAAAAAATCTAAGTTCCTAAAGTGAACTGGAAGGCTATTTCTATAAACTACAATTACATAAGCCAATGACTATGAGAGATGTGCCATCAAGAGaggataaataaaatagtttctctcatgaatcaatatattgagaaatataaaaccaTCTGTTTTCCCACCTGCCAATGTggtatttctatgtttttttccACAGGTGAAGACCATTGATGAAAAGCTGACTATTGGCAAGATTTCTAAGTACTGGTCGGGATTTGTAAATGGTGTCTTCACAAATGCTGATAATTTTGGGATCCACATGCCTGCAGACCTTGACGTGACCCTCAAAGCAGCAATGATTGGTGCCTGTTTTCTCTTTGTGAGTATGGAAAGAAAAGCACTTAGTTCTTTTCCTTTTCACTGACCAACTATTACCAAGCCCATCCTATTTATACCACATTTACACCACAAAGAAGTTTTGTCCATAGAAAAGGAGTTGAGAACCAATTTTCTTCAGAAACCAACATACAAGGAGTTCTGTTCCTGCATGGCACCTTTCTCTACTACTTTGCAAGCCCCTTGTATTTCCTCCAGCACAATGGTCTGTTATAACCAACTCATCCTTTCCTCAAATACTAAGTCTCCTTGTTCTTTTCATTTCAAGTGTTGACTTGCACTAAAAAGCACATAAATACAAATATTCCCTTATCTATCATGGAAAAAAAGACCATTGCTCAGCAATTAGCGGAATTAGCAGTTGACACTCAACATGGGGAAGGCTTGTTCTCTTGCTCTTTCAAGTGCACAGAGACACAAGAGATGGCAGGGATGAATAAAGAGGTGATGGCATACATTGCTACAAAGATATTATAGCTTAGCCCTTTCTCTCTAACTTACAAACCTATTAGGGACATCTCTTTTTAGGTGACTATGGAGTGAAAATATAACTGTGCTAAAGATAAAGTCCTCTTTTGCTCAGTACAGCCCCTTACAGAACACACCTTATTTTTGATGCACCCCACAAAAACTCTTGTTTTAATCAATTAATGTAGATTCTtcctgggatggagggagagcaAGGTAGCAGGGAGCTTCacttgaaagcagctgaccctggttcgatccatTGCGCTCAATATGGTTCCCTTTGTCCCTCCAAGAGctattgatccctgagtgtaaagccaggagtaagtcctgagtacttttGGGTGTgctcaagaaacaaaaaataaataaaacaaatcaaaaagccCCTTATATTCTTCATCTCATCTCTTTATTCTTTAAGGTTTTAGgataataaattttatggctATATAACATGTATCCTGTGGAAGGGATTGGTTCTAATTACGTTGTCTCTTATAAATTCACTAGGgaaagtgattaaaataaaattaatttcctaGTGACATCACTGGTTTTATATATGtggtttttatattaattaaaacatatatgtaCAGAAATTATTAATcgttaaatatgtttatatattatgttattagaatatttttcttcaggaactttagagaaaatatttaacttctcagattcatattattattagtagAGACAATTCATATATGGAGAGTggtaaatattttaacttatcCTTAAGCCCCATTTTCATCTACAAATTTAACAATTACTAAACAGCTTACAAGATGCCTACTGTGCCATCAATTAATTCTCTATTCTCCTCCATGCACTTTGAAGATCTTTTAATTATGTTCTTCTCAAATATCCCTCTTTCTGTTCATTCTGCATTTCAATACTAATACCTTCAAACATCTCCGAGTGAATGtccacacacacattttcataTTTCCAAAACtttaatatggggccagagatagagtTTTATAGGCTGTTACTACCCCACACTTTGCATGCTAAAACCCCTGATTCAATAATCAGCCCCATGCGCAATCCCAAATATTACCTatagagtaaccactgaacacagcTGCAAGTGGCCTCAAAACTCAGGGGAAACAAACACTATAAAAATCTTTAAGGTTtagttttataattatgttttttcAATTAGTGTTGATAAAGAGCAGATCACCTTTAATCTGCTCCATTTACTATTTTATGAAACAAGTTGATGTAAAAATGTACATCCATCAATTCCCTCTGTGCCATAAGTGAGAAATGGACTGATCCAAACTACACTCCAATCATGGGAAAACAGAACTTAAGTAAATCACTATATTCCCTTAATAACTAATTACTTAGTGTCCAAGGGAGAAACTGACCCACTGAATATATTTAACAACTCTTGTCAATTCCCAATTGTCCTCCTTACCTTAATTTGTaactattctattttttctaataagtcttatttatttttttacaaatatttagtgAGTGCAATGTGACAGAACTTTTAAGTTTTTAACTGTATCCTTTGAGCATTGGTGGAAGAACAACCGTGATTGAAGTTGTTTGGGAGAGCTGGAGGTGATGAGATGTCTAAATAATCACATCCACAGGCcagctgaaaaagaaaaaaacagactgACACACTCTTA
This window encodes:
- the LOC126026021 gene encoding phospholipid scramblase family member 5-like; the encoded protein is MASKDSQNQRGQSLPRFLPGAPDLDGSLATSHTNPEHQIWQPHRSLPGSVPPGLEYLSQLDLIIIHQQVELLGMILGTETTNKYEIKNSLGQRIYFAVEESICFNRTFCSTLRSCTLRVTDNSGQEVIIVHRPLRCNSCWCPCYLQELEIEAPPGTTVGYVAQKWDPFRPKFTIQNANKEDILKIVGPCTTCSCFGDVDFEVKTIDEKLTIGKISKYWSGFVNGVFTNADNFGIHMPADLDVTLKAAMIGACFLFDFMFFEHSLAGL